The Pseudomonadota bacterium genome segment CGGCGCCGCCGCTTCCCCGAGGCCGAGCTGCGCTTCGCCGAGACGACGGCAGAGTTGATCGGCGTCGCGCTCGGCTGGCGCCACCGGCAGGACGCCCTGCGGGATTGGCAGCGCAGCCTCCTCGGCGGCGTCGTCAGCGACCTCGTCGAGCGGCGCGCGATGGCCGCGGCGCTCGCGCGAGCGGAGGCGCGCAACCGAGCGCTGCAGCAAGCCCACGACGAGCTGGAGCGAGTCGCCGTCGCCGGTGAGCTCGCGGGCATCATGGCCCACGAGGTTCGCACCCCCCTCAACGCGCTGTCGATCAACGCCCAGCTCGCCGAACGCGCGCTGCGACGGGGGGGCGTCGACGAGACCGGTCGCGCGCTCGAGCTGCTGGGCACGCTGCGCGGCGAGATCGAGCGCATCAACGGCTTGCTGCACGAGTACCTGCAGGTCTTGCGGCGGCCGGCAGGACATCCGCCACGGCGCTTCTCGCTGCCGCAGGCGCTGCGTGACGCGCTGCGCTTCGTCGAGCCCAAGGCCCGCGATTGCCAGGTCAAGCTCGAGCTGACGCTGGCGGCGGACGTCGAGGAGCTGTTGGGGGATGAGGCGCGGCTGCGCCAGGTCTTGCTCAACATCGTGCTCAACGCGATCCAGGCGATGCCGCGCGGCGGCACAGTCGAGCTGAGCACCGCGCGCGTCGGGGATCACGCGCAGCTCATCATTCGCGACACCGGCCCGGGGATCGGCTCGGAGGCGATCAAGCGCATCTTCCAGCCCTTCGTCACCACCAAGGATCAGGGCACAGGCCTCGG includes the following:
- a CDS encoding GAF domain-containing protein gives rise to the protein MKIRRSPDAETRTRRPAVAGVLRPRQRAIWRRELVQQGCLVELARAALEGLELQPLLHEASQRFAVGLGVDLAGIWTLDDSAHELVLTAATGWPDAAVGSHRIPLSSGSHLALAAACATPHALAAEDLAASVEAGDTALLVEPGARSAVAVVIHQRGKPFGLLAAHSRRRRRFPEAELRFAETTAELIGVALGWRHRQDALRDWQRSLLGGVVSDLVERRAMAAALARAEARNRALQQAHDELERVAVAGELAGIMAHEVRTPLNALSINAQLAERALRRGGVDETGRALELLGTLRGEIERINGLLHEYLQVLRRPAGHPPRRFSLPQALRDALRFVEPKARDCQVKLELTLAADVEELLGDEARLRQVLLNIVLNAIQAMPRGGTVELSTARVGDHAQLIIRDTGPGIGSEAIKRIFQPFVTTKDQGTGLGLAICSRLVREMGGTIVVASPPGEGACFEIRLPLDGPPAAAGAGRQQPDGMTAED